Proteins from one Microbacterium proteolyticum genomic window:
- the argF gene encoding ornithine carbamoyltransferase, whose protein sequence is MTRHLLRDDDLTPAEQGEILDLALELKKDRWAQKPLAGPQTVAVIFDKSSTRTRVSFAVGIADLGGSPLIISTANSQLGGKETPSDTARVLERQVAAIVWRTYAQAGLEEMARGTRVPVINALSDDFHPCQLLADLLTIREHKGELRGLTLSFFGDGRSNMAHSYVLAGVTAGMHVRVASPADYAPRADVIADAERIAAATGGSISLTTDPEAAASGADVVVTDTWVSMGKEEEKIARIRDLGAFKVTSELMARADDAAIFIHCLPADRGYEVDAEVIDGPQSVVWDEAENRLHAQKALLVWLLSQD, encoded by the coding sequence AGCTGAAGAAGGATCGCTGGGCGCAGAAGCCCCTCGCCGGCCCGCAGACCGTCGCGGTCATCTTCGACAAGTCCTCGACGCGCACCCGGGTGTCGTTCGCGGTCGGCATCGCCGACCTGGGCGGCTCTCCTCTGATCATCTCCACCGCGAACAGCCAGCTCGGCGGAAAGGAGACGCCCTCGGACACCGCACGCGTCCTGGAACGCCAGGTCGCGGCGATCGTGTGGCGCACGTACGCCCAGGCGGGGCTCGAGGAGATGGCTCGCGGCACGCGTGTCCCGGTGATCAACGCCCTCAGCGACGATTTCCACCCGTGCCAGCTGCTGGCCGATCTGCTCACGATCCGCGAGCACAAGGGCGAGCTGCGCGGGCTGACGCTGTCGTTCTTCGGCGACGGTCGGAGCAACATGGCCCACTCGTATGTCCTGGCGGGTGTGACCGCCGGCATGCACGTCCGGGTCGCGTCGCCGGCGGATTACGCCCCTCGTGCCGACGTGATCGCGGATGCCGAGCGCATCGCCGCTGCGACCGGCGGATCGATCTCGCTGACCACCGATCCCGAAGCCGCGGCATCCGGAGCGGATGTCGTGGTCACCGACACGTGGGTGTCCATGGGCAAGGAGGAGGAGAAGATCGCGCGCATCCGCGATCTCGGCGCCTTCAAGGTCACCTCCGAGCTGATGGCGCGGGCCGACGACGCGGCGATCTTCATCCACTGCCTCCCGGCCGACCGCGGGTACGAAGTGGACGCCGAGGTGATCGATGGTCCGCAGAGCGTCGTGTGGGACGAGGCCGAGAACCGACTGCACGCCCAGAAGGCGCTGCTGGTGTGGCTGCTGAGCCAGGACTGA
- a CDS encoding heparan-alpha-glucosaminide N-acetyltransferase domain-containing protein, whose protein sequence is MAAEPGLIPRTGRAWRRFDGPARLVGIDLARGLAVLGMLAAHLLTIDPLVLDDPATWLDVVNGRSSILFATLAGVSIALVTGGTRPPEGAARSRAAARLALRGALLWGIGILLVMTGVPVYVILPAYALLFALSLPFLGLRAGSLFLAAALVAAVMPWVYPFLDAAPIWSGRAGEDLQALVGWAYPFPVWIAFLLAGMGVGRLDLRRLGVQAALTVVGGAVAACGYGVAIATAATVAEAGPYLAAVWTAEAHSSGLWEVVGSGGFAVAVIGLCLLVCRTPLRWVAIPLRAVGSMPLTAYVLQIVVWAVFAAVLLGDTSDLSGVRDAGLFLPLTLGIVVGCTAWALLWGRGPLEAVIDGVVRRVVGPASRSDAAPPASAD, encoded by the coding sequence GTGGCTGCTGAGCCAGGACTGATCCCGCGGACGGGTCGGGCGTGGCGTCGTTTCGACGGACCCGCCCGACTCGTCGGCATCGATCTGGCTCGCGGGCTGGCGGTGCTCGGCATGCTCGCCGCGCACCTGCTGACGATCGACCCGCTCGTCCTCGATGATCCGGCGACCTGGCTCGACGTCGTCAACGGACGCTCCTCGATCCTGTTCGCGACGCTCGCGGGTGTCTCGATCGCTCTCGTCACCGGTGGGACTCGACCGCCCGAGGGGGCCGCTCGCTCGCGCGCGGCGGCGCGCCTGGCCCTGCGCGGGGCTCTGCTCTGGGGGATCGGCATCCTGCTGGTGATGACGGGCGTCCCGGTGTACGTGATCCTTCCCGCCTACGCGCTGCTGTTCGCCCTCTCGCTGCCGTTCCTCGGACTTCGCGCGGGGAGCCTCTTCCTGGCGGCGGCGCTCGTCGCCGCCGTGATGCCGTGGGTCTACCCGTTCCTCGACGCCGCTCCGATCTGGAGCGGGCGCGCGGGGGAGGACCTGCAGGCCCTCGTGGGGTGGGCGTACCCCTTCCCGGTCTGGATCGCCTTCCTGCTCGCGGGGATGGGCGTCGGGCGCCTGGACCTGCGGCGGCTCGGTGTGCAGGCGGCGCTCACGGTCGTGGGCGGCGCGGTGGCGGCGTGCGGGTACGGCGTCGCGATCGCGACGGCGGCGACGGTCGCCGAAGCCGGTCCGTATCTCGCCGCGGTCTGGACCGCCGAGGCGCACTCGTCGGGTCTGTGGGAGGTCGTCGGTTCGGGCGGATTCGCCGTCGCGGTGATCGGGCTGTGCCTGCTGGTCTGTCGCACTCCGCTCCGATGGGTGGCGATTCCGCTTCGCGCGGTCGGCTCCATGCCACTCACCGCGTACGTCCTCCAGATCGTCGTGTGGGCGGTGTTCGCGGCCGTGCTGCTCGGCGACACGTCCGATCTGTCCGGTGTGCGCGATGCGGGTCTGTTCCTGCCGCTCACTCTCGGAATCGTCGTCGGGTGCACCGCCTGGGCGCTGTTGTGGGGGCGGGGGCCGCTGGAAGCGGTGATCGACGGCGTCGTCCGTCGCGTCGTCGGTCCTGCTTCCCGATCGGATGCCGCGCCTCCGGCGTCCGCGGACTGA
- the argH gene encoding argininosuccinate lyase has translation MSTETGQGTNEGALWGARFSGGPSPELAALSRSTHFDWDLALYDIAGSHAHAAALEAAGYLSADEARDMHAGLDDLAERVRSGALVAAPGDEDVHGALERVLIETVGPALGGKLRAGRSRNDQIATLVRLYLLDHARTITRELLRLIDALVSQASAHESAIMPGRTHLQHAQPVLLAHHLQAYGWAFVRGIERLRDWSVRASVSPYGGGALAGATLGLDPQLVADRLGLARPAENSLDGTASRDVVAEFAFITAMIGVDLSRLAEDVILWNTREFGFVTLDDAYSTGSSIMPQKKNPDIAELARGKAGRLIGNLSGLLATLKGLPLAYNRDLQEDKEPVFDSVRTLELVLPAFSGMISTLRFHTDRMAELAPQGFSLATDVAEWLVRQGVAFRDAHEISGALVRACEERGMGLEDADDALLASVSPTLTPEVRDVLTIQGSVASRTGAGGTAPDRVSEQRTELVSRAQAAAHDLGF, from the coding sequence ATGAGCACCGAGACCGGCCAGGGTACGAACGAGGGCGCGCTGTGGGGCGCCCGTTTCTCCGGCGGGCCCTCTCCCGAGCTGGCGGCGCTCAGCCGCTCCACCCACTTCGACTGGGACCTCGCGCTGTACGACATCGCCGGCTCGCACGCGCACGCTGCCGCCCTCGAGGCCGCCGGGTATCTGTCCGCGGACGAGGCACGCGACATGCACGCCGGACTCGACGACCTCGCCGAGCGCGTGCGTTCGGGTGCGCTCGTGGCGGCCCCGGGCGACGAAGACGTGCACGGTGCCCTCGAGCGGGTGCTGATCGAGACGGTGGGTCCGGCCCTCGGGGGGAAGCTCCGCGCGGGTCGCAGCCGCAACGACCAGATCGCCACGCTGGTGCGTCTGTACCTGCTCGACCACGCCCGCACCATCACGCGCGAACTGCTGCGACTGATCGACGCCCTGGTGTCGCAGGCGTCCGCGCACGAGTCGGCCATCATGCCGGGCCGTACCCACCTGCAGCACGCGCAGCCGGTCCTCCTCGCGCATCATCTCCAGGCGTACGGCTGGGCGTTCGTCCGCGGGATCGAGCGCCTGCGCGACTGGTCGGTGCGCGCGTCCGTCTCGCCCTACGGCGGCGGCGCGCTCGCCGGAGCGACTCTCGGACTCGACCCTCAGCTCGTCGCCGACCGTCTGGGCCTCGCACGCCCGGCCGAGAACTCCCTCGACGGTACGGCGTCGCGCGACGTGGTCGCGGAGTTCGCCTTCATCACCGCGATGATCGGCGTCGACCTGTCCCGCCTGGCCGAAGACGTGATCCTGTGGAACACGCGCGAGTTCGGGTTCGTCACCCTCGACGACGCGTACTCGACCGGTTCGAGCATCATGCCGCAGAAGAAGAACCCCGACATCGCCGAGCTCGCGCGCGGCAAGGCGGGGCGGCTCATCGGCAACCTCTCCGGCCTCCTGGCGACTCTCAAGGGGCTCCCCCTGGCCTACAACCGCGACCTGCAGGAGGACAAGGAGCCGGTCTTCGATTCGGTGCGCACGCTCGAGCTCGTGCTGCCCGCGTTCTCGGGCATGATCTCGACCCTGCGATTCCACACCGATCGGATGGCGGAGCTCGCCCCGCAGGGCTTCTCGCTCGCGACCGACGTCGCCGAGTGGCTCGTCCGGCAGGGCGTGGCCTTCCGCGACGCCCACGAGATCTCCGGAGCACTGGTGCGCGCGTGCGAAGAGCGGGGAATGGGTCTCGAGGATGCCGACGACGCGTTGCTGGCCTCGGTTTCGCCGACGCTCACGCCCGAGGTTCGCGACGTGCTGACGATCCAGGGCTCGGTGGCCAGCCGCACGGGCGCCGGTGGCACCGCACCGGACCGTGTGTCCGAGCAGCGCACCGAACTGGTCTCCCGCGCGCAGGCGGCCGCGCATGATCTCGGGTTCTGA
- a CDS encoding SatD family protein produces MIAAVIADIVRSRELDDRSRAQSAIHAAVARAEADFPLALAPLTAVVGDELQGEYPTIAAAAAALLLVRLNLPDGVDCRFGVGIGEVRPVEVDGRTIPEGPAWWAARTAIERVEAMQQRAVPHARTWFEAQKNTDATVLESVALANAYGLSRDQLVSSMSERTRRLTYGRCLGRSQRELAADEGITQSAVSQALASAGSVAIVEGFLALRAGVSS; encoded by the coding sequence ATGATCGCCGCCGTCATCGCCGACATCGTCCGTTCGCGCGAGTTGGACGACCGCAGCCGTGCGCAGAGCGCGATCCACGCTGCCGTCGCGCGAGCGGAGGCCGACTTCCCGCTCGCACTCGCGCCGCTCACCGCCGTCGTCGGAGACGAGCTGCAGGGGGAGTACCCCACGATCGCCGCCGCGGCGGCCGCCCTCCTCCTGGTCCGCCTCAACCTTCCCGACGGGGTCGACTGCCGGTTCGGCGTCGGGATCGGCGAGGTGCGTCCCGTCGAGGTCGACGGCCGGACGATTCCGGAGGGGCCCGCGTGGTGGGCGGCGCGGACGGCGATCGAGCGGGTCGAGGCCATGCAGCAGCGGGCGGTTCCCCACGCCCGCACCTGGTTCGAGGCGCAGAAGAACACCGACGCGACGGTGCTCGAGAGCGTCGCACTCGCGAACGCGTACGGGTTGTCGCGAGATCAACTGGTGTCGTCGATGAGCGAGCGGACGCGACGTCTGACGTACGGCCGGTGTCTGGGGCGATCGCAGCGCGAGCTCGCCGCCGACGAGGGAATCACCCAGTCGGCTGTCTCGCAGGCGCTCGCCTCCGCCGGGTCGGTGGCGATCGTTGAGGGGTTCCTCGCCCTCCGGGCGGGGGTGTCGTCGTGA
- the tyrS gene encoding tyrosine--tRNA ligase, which produces MSVPSDELSVRALEPANDPAFDSVWDELVWRGLIHVSTDQDELRELLSGPPIVFYCGFDPTAPSLHLGNLVQLLTMRRLQLAGHRPLGLVGGSTGLIGDPRPTAERTLNTRETVAEWVDRLRTQVERFLSFEGDSAARMVNNLDWTAPLSAIDFLREIGKHFRVGTMLKKDAVSARLNSEAGISYTEFSYQILQGMDYLELFRAYGCVLQTGGSDQWGNLTSGTDLVRRVEGESVHAIGTPLITNSDGTKFGKSEGNAIWLDADMCSPWTMYQFWLNTDDRDVVDRLKVFTFLTRAEIEEYARLVDEEPFRRAGQKRLAREVVTTVHGPDAADAVVAATEALFGQGDLMALDAATLRSALEELPHASLPAGATVLDGLTSTGLVSSLSEARRAIAQGGVSLDGQKVTADDTPVTGSLPGGVSVLRRGKKTLAGVFVG; this is translated from the coding sequence GTGTCCGTTCCCTCCGACGAGCTTTCCGTTCGCGCCCTCGAGCCCGCCAACGACCCCGCGTTCGATTCGGTGTGGGACGAGCTGGTCTGGCGAGGTCTGATCCACGTCTCGACCGATCAGGACGAGCTGCGCGAACTGCTGTCCGGACCGCCGATCGTCTTCTACTGCGGCTTCGACCCGACCGCGCCGAGTCTGCACCTCGGAAACCTCGTGCAGCTGCTCACGATGCGGCGACTCCAGCTCGCGGGGCACCGCCCCCTGGGCCTCGTGGGGGGCTCGACGGGGCTGATCGGCGACCCCCGTCCGACGGCGGAGCGGACGTTGAACACCCGGGAGACGGTCGCGGAGTGGGTCGACCGGCTGCGGACGCAGGTGGAGCGCTTCTTGAGCTTCGAGGGTGACAGCGCGGCGCGGATGGTCAACAACCTCGATTGGACCGCACCGCTCAGCGCGATCGATTTCCTCCGCGAGATCGGGAAGCACTTCCGCGTCGGGACGATGCTGAAGAAGGATGCGGTCAGTGCCCGCCTCAACTCCGAGGCCGGGATCAGCTACACGGAGTTCAGCTACCAGATCCTGCAGGGCATGGATTACCTCGAGCTCTTCCGCGCGTACGGCTGCGTCCTGCAGACCGGCGGGAGTGACCAGTGGGGCAACCTCACCAGCGGCACCGATCTGGTGCGCCGCGTCGAGGGGGAGTCGGTCCACGCGATCGGCACTCCGCTGATCACCAACAGCGACGGAACCAAGTTCGGCAAGAGCGAGGGCAACGCGATCTGGCTGGATGCCGACATGTGCAGCCCGTGGACGATGTACCAGTTCTGGTTGAACACCGACGACCGCGACGTCGTCGACCGCCTGAAGGTGTTCACCTTCCTCACGCGAGCCGAGATCGAGGAGTACGCGCGACTGGTCGACGAGGAGCCGTTCCGTCGTGCCGGGCAGAAGCGCCTCGCGCGCGAGGTCGTCACGACCGTCCACGGCCCGGATGCCGCCGACGCGGTCGTCGCGGCCACCGAGGCATTGTTCGGCCAGGGCGACCTGATGGCTTTGGATGCCGCGACCCTGCGGAGCGCCCTGGAGGAACTCCCGCACGCGTCGCTACCCGCGGGGGCGACGGTGCTCGATGGGCTCACGTCGACGGGTCTCGTGAGCAGTCTGAGTGAGGCGAGGCGGGCGATCGCACAAGGCGGTGTGTCGCTGGACGGGCAGAAGGTGACCGCGGACGACACCCCGGTGACGGGCTCGCTGCCGGGCGGCGTCTCGGTCCTGCGACGCGGCAAGAAGACGTTGGCCGGAGTGTTCGTCGGCTGA
- a CDS encoding DUF4184 family protein, giving the protein MPFTPSHAVVALPFVRTRLVPAAIAIGAMTPDLPLFFRGMWPDYSLTHDFAWVPVTTVLAVVLLLVWRCVLRPAVRELSPRVVAERLPDRWDAGLRDGLRETLGGGPVALMWLLVSLAFGVATHILWDLFTHEGRLGVALMPSLDDQWGPLPGVKWLQYGSGAFGLIVLSAYGLVWMARRGTVPVRRVLPTAVRVLWWVSLPVALVVGGAIAVFMSAAQGAVMSPTALIYGVLTRIAAAWAIASLLLAVTVQVRRRR; this is encoded by the coding sequence ATGCCTTTCACGCCGAGCCATGCCGTCGTCGCGCTCCCTTTCGTGCGCACGCGGCTGGTGCCGGCGGCGATCGCCATCGGGGCGATGACCCCCGACCTGCCGTTGTTCTTCCGCGGCATGTGGCCCGACTACTCCCTGACCCACGATTTCGCGTGGGTGCCGGTCACCACGGTGCTGGCAGTGGTGCTGCTTCTCGTCTGGCGGTGCGTTCTCCGCCCCGCCGTTCGCGAACTCTCCCCGCGAGTGGTCGCCGAGCGTCTTCCGGACCGATGGGATGCCGGCCTCCGCGACGGTCTCCGCGAAACGCTCGGCGGGGGACCGGTGGCGCTGATGTGGCTGCTCGTCTCGCTTGCGTTCGGAGTCGCGACCCACATCCTGTGGGATCTCTTCACTCACGAGGGGCGTCTGGGCGTCGCGTTGATGCCGTCGCTGGACGACCAGTGGGGCCCCCTCCCGGGAGTGAAGTGGCTGCAGTACGGATCGGGCGCGTTCGGGCTGATCGTCCTCAGCGCCTACGGACTCGTGTGGATGGCACGACGGGGGACCGTTCCGGTGCGACGGGTTCTGCCGACTGCGGTGCGTGTCCTGTGGTGGGTATCTCTGCCGGTTGCTCTCGTCGTCGGCGGAGCGATCGCGGTGTTCATGAGCGCCGCCCAGGGCGCGGTGATGTCCCCGACCGCACTGATTTACGGAGTTCTGACGCGCATCGCCGCGGCATGGGCGATCGCGTCCCTTCTGCTGGCCGTCACGGTTCAGGTCCGGCGTCGGCGCTAG
- a CDS encoding HAD-IIA family hydrolase: protein MIFGRSKAERTPLDGVDVVLADLDGVVYAGPGSLPHAVDSLNRAADEGRRLGYITNNASRTDASVAEHLTSLGLHVAPEDVVTSPQAAMRLLAELVPAGSTLLVVGGEGLVVEVEKAGFVVTRSADDSPAAVVQGFAPEVGWKQLAEAAYALATPLEDGGIPWIATNTDWTIPQARGIAPGNGTLVSAVHTAVGRLATVAGKPERPIFDVAVARTGATSPLFIGDRLDTDVQGARGAEMASVHVLTGIDRPKQLLAAAPNQRPDYIVEDLRQLFEPYPATIVKGERTRVGDAIIEVDGVDLRIVSEGSRQIDLLRAGAAAIWNSGRAIFGFRVPEQLYADPFRVR from the coding sequence ATGATCTTCGGGCGAAGCAAGGCGGAACGCACACCGCTCGACGGTGTCGATGTCGTGCTCGCCGACCTGGACGGCGTGGTCTACGCCGGCCCCGGCTCCTTGCCCCACGCCGTCGACAGTCTCAACCGCGCCGCAGACGAAGGCCGTCGGCTCGGCTACATCACGAACAACGCCTCGCGCACGGACGCCTCGGTCGCGGAGCACCTCACTTCGCTGGGGTTGCACGTCGCACCCGAGGACGTCGTGACGAGCCCGCAAGCGGCGATGCGTCTGCTCGCGGAACTCGTCCCCGCCGGGTCGACCCTGCTCGTGGTCGGGGGAGAGGGTCTCGTCGTCGAGGTCGAGAAGGCGGGGTTCGTCGTCACCCGAAGCGCGGACGACTCACCCGCGGCCGTCGTCCAGGGCTTCGCCCCGGAGGTCGGCTGGAAGCAGCTCGCCGAGGCGGCGTACGCCCTCGCGACGCCCCTCGAGGACGGCGGCATCCCCTGGATCGCCACGAACACCGACTGGACGATCCCGCAGGCGCGCGGCATCGCGCCGGGCAACGGCACCCTGGTCTCGGCCGTGCACACGGCCGTCGGCCGACTGGCGACGGTGGCAGGCAAGCCGGAGCGACCGATCTTCGACGTCGCCGTCGCGAGGACCGGCGCCACGTCGCCGCTGTTCATCGGTGACCGTCTCGACACCGACGTGCAGGGCGCGCGCGGAGCGGAGATGGCGTCCGTGCACGTGCTCACCGGAATCGACCGGCCGAAGCAGCTCCTCGCCGCGGCGCCGAACCAGCGCCCCGACTACATCGTCGAGGACCTGCGGCAGCTGTTCGAACCGTACCCCGCCACGATCGTGAAGGGCGAGCGCACCCGCGTCGGCGACGCGATCATCGAGGTCGACGGCGTCGACCTGCGCATCGTGTCCGAAGGAAGCAGGCAGATCGACCTCCTGCGAGCGGGAGCGGCCGCGATCTGGAACTCCGGTCGCGCGATCTTCGGTTTCCGGGTCCCGGAGCAGTTGTACGCAGACCCGTTCCGCGTGCGGTGA
- a CDS encoding TlyA family RNA methyltransferase — MTGRLDAELAARGLARSRTHAAQLIADGLVTVDGRGVVKSSVRVEDDSLIEVAVADHYVSRGAHKLLAALDAFELDPSGRVALDLGASTGGFTQVLRERGARPVLAVDVGHGQLASAVAGDPGVVSVEGYNVRFMTAATLAAATGVEERPSIVSGDLSFISLHHVLPAVAETSAPGADIVLLIKPQFEVGRTAVKGGLVTDPALRADAVHGVLWAAWDAGLRTAGLISSPIVGTHGNHEYMAWFSDARGTDPSEWESTVTRLTGSR; from the coding sequence ATGACCGGGCGCCTGGATGCCGAGCTCGCCGCCCGCGGCCTGGCGCGCTCGCGCACGCACGCCGCACAGCTGATCGCGGACGGTCTGGTGACCGTCGACGGGCGTGGCGTGGTCAAATCCTCGGTGCGCGTCGAGGACGATTCACTCATCGAGGTGGCCGTCGCCGACCACTACGTCAGTCGCGGCGCGCACAAGCTGTTGGCCGCCCTCGACGCGTTCGAGCTGGACCCGTCCGGACGTGTCGCCCTCGACCTCGGCGCGTCCACGGGTGGCTTCACGCAGGTCCTGCGGGAGCGGGGCGCCCGCCCGGTGCTGGCCGTCGACGTCGGGCACGGGCAGTTGGCCTCCGCCGTGGCCGGCGACCCCGGGGTCGTGTCGGTCGAGGGGTACAACGTCCGGTTCATGACAGCCGCGACCCTCGCCGCCGCGACCGGGGTCGAGGAGCGTCCGTCGATCGTGTCGGGCGACCTCTCGTTCATCTCCCTGCACCACGTGCTGCCGGCTGTCGCGGAGACGTCGGCGCCGGGCGCCGACATCGTCCTGCTGATCAAGCCGCAGTTCGAAGTCGGACGCACGGCGGTGAAGGGCGGACTCGTGACCGATCCCGCCCTGCGCGCCGACGCCGTGCACGGCGTGCTGTGGGCGGCGTGGGACGCGGGCCTGAGGACGGCGGGACTCATCTCGTCGCCGATCGTCGGGACCCACGGCAACCACGAGTACATGGCGTGGTTCTCGGACGCCCGCGGCACCGACCCCTCAGAATGGGAGAGCACCGTGACCCGACTGACCGGAAGCCGATGA
- a CDS encoding NAD kinase, with the protein MTPSERRILLVVHARRDDTVEAAQRVLNAVRAAGAIPVVSAEDRPELAQRLPLDGVETLGVDVGVEDLELAIVLGGDGTILRAAETVRGGTAPILGINMGHVGFLAEIERDDMDDAVRRVIARDYRVEERLALAVKVLDADDRVIFETWALNEATVEKASRERMLEVVMEVDGRPLSSFGCDGIVVATPTGSTAYNFSAGGPVIWPTVEAIAVVPLSAHALFARPLVVSPDATVAVEVLERTSGSGILWCDGRRSHELPPGARVVARRSSRPVRLARLHPAAFTDRLVRKFRLPVTGWRGALGGTP; encoded by the coding sequence ATGACCCCCAGCGAACGCCGTATCCTCCTCGTCGTCCACGCGCGCCGCGACGACACCGTCGAGGCCGCGCAGCGCGTCCTGAACGCCGTGCGCGCGGCCGGGGCGATACCCGTGGTGTCCGCCGAGGACCGCCCGGAGCTCGCGCAACGCCTGCCCCTCGACGGGGTCGAGACCCTGGGCGTCGACGTCGGAGTGGAAGACCTCGAGCTCGCGATCGTCCTCGGGGGTGACGGCACGATCCTGCGCGCCGCCGAGACGGTGCGCGGGGGCACGGCGCCGATCCTGGGCATCAACATGGGGCACGTCGGGTTCCTCGCCGAGATCGAGCGCGACGACATGGACGACGCCGTACGTCGCGTGATCGCCCGTGACTACCGCGTCGAGGAGCGCCTGGCTCTCGCGGTCAAGGTGCTCGATGCCGACGATCGCGTCATCTTCGAGACCTGGGCGCTGAACGAGGCGACGGTCGAGAAGGCGAGCCGCGAGCGCATGCTCGAGGTGGTCATGGAGGTCGACGGGCGGCCGCTGTCGTCGTTCGGATGCGACGGCATCGTCGTGGCGACCCCCACCGGGTCGACCGCATACAACTTCTCCGCCGGCGGGCCCGTCATCTGGCCCACCGTCGAGGCCATCGCCGTGGTGCCGCTGTCGGCCCACGCGCTCTTCGCCCGTCCTCTCGTGGTGAGCCCCGACGCCACCGTCGCCGTGGAGGTGCTCGAACGCACGAGCGGGAGCGGCATCCTGTGGTGCGACGGACGGCGCTCGCACGAACTGCCGCCCGGAGCCCGTGTCGTGGCGCGCCGGTCGTCGCGGCCCGTGCGCCTCGCGCGTCTGCACCCCGCGGCCTTCACCGACCGGCTGGTGCGGAAGTTCCGGCTGCCGGTGACCGGGTGGCGCGGCGCGCTGGGAGGGACGCCGTGA
- the recN gene encoding DNA repair protein RecN, giving the protein MIEEMRLRDLGVIADATLPIGRGFTAITGETGAGKTMVVTGLGLLLGQRADSGAVRSGAAQAAVEGVWLVPEDGPVAARVREAGGDVEPLGDGAAELYLGRTVSSEGRGRATVGGRTAPAGVLADLADDLVVVHGQSDQLRLRSASAQRDALDRFGGDPVTAARAAYRSAWDTWRELDAELATLTADRDGRAREAEELRAAITEIEAAAPIAGEEEDLARRAERLANAEELRIAAVSAHAVLSSDDDGPDVVVLLAEARRALERVASSDAELASIGEQIADLGYRATDIAVALSGYLADLDESGPHELAAVDERRGVLAALARAHGSVDAAIALLETGSARLLELDDDGDRVERLGVQRDAAAAELDAAADALTAARLEAAARLGAAVTEELHALALPDAKLTVEVTPSSTPGAHGRDDVAILLAPHPGADPRPVSRGASGGELSRVMLAIEVVIAGVDPVPTFVFDEVDAGIGGAAAIEVGRRLARLAESSQVIAVTHLAQVAAFAGNHLTVVKGNDGAVTASSVRRLEGAEREAEMARLLSGLSDSDAALTHARELLETGRGAH; this is encoded by the coding sequence GTGATCGAGGAGATGCGGCTGCGCGACCTCGGCGTGATCGCCGACGCGACCCTGCCGATCGGACGCGGGTTCACCGCCATCACCGGCGAGACCGGCGCCGGCAAGACCATGGTCGTCACCGGTCTCGGGCTGCTGCTCGGCCAGCGTGCCGATTCGGGCGCCGTGCGATCGGGCGCGGCGCAGGCCGCGGTCGAGGGCGTGTGGCTCGTCCCCGAAGACGGTCCGGTGGCCGCGCGCGTGCGCGAAGCCGGGGGAGACGTCGAACCGCTCGGCGACGGCGCCGCCGAGCTGTACCTCGGACGCACGGTCTCGAGCGAAGGCCGTGGGCGCGCGACCGTGGGGGGCCGTACCGCTCCCGCGGGCGTGCTCGCCGACCTCGCGGACGACCTCGTGGTGGTCCATGGCCAATCCGATCAGCTGCGGTTGCGCTCGGCATCCGCTCAGCGTGACGCGCTCGACCGCTTCGGCGGAGATCCGGTCACCGCGGCGCGTGCCGCCTACCGGAGTGCGTGGGACACCTGGCGCGAGCTGGATGCCGAACTGGCGACCCTGACGGCGGACCGGGACGGCCGCGCCCGCGAGGCGGAGGAACTGCGCGCGGCGATCACCGAGATCGAGGCGGCTGCGCCGATCGCCGGCGAGGAGGAGGATCTCGCCCGTCGCGCGGAGCGCCTCGCGAACGCCGAGGAGCTGCGGATCGCCGCGGTGAGCGCCCATGCGGTGCTCTCCAGCGACGACGACGGCCCCGACGTGGTCGTGCTGCTGGCGGAGGCGCGCCGCGCCCTGGAACGCGTGGCCTCGAGCGACGCGGAACTCGCGTCCATCGGAGAGCAGATCGCCGACCTCGGTTACCGTGCCACCGACATCGCGGTCGCGCTCTCGGGCTACCTCGCGGACCTGGACGAATCCGGCCCGCACGAACTCGCCGCGGTCGACGAGCGGCGCGGAGTCCTGGCGGCGCTGGCTCGCGCACACGGTTCGGTGGATGCCGCCATCGCCCTGCTGGAGACCGGATCGGCCCGGCTGCTCGAGCTCGACGACGACGGCGATCGCGTCGAACGGCTCGGCGTGCAGCGCGATGCGGCGGCCGCCGAACTGGATGCCGCCGCCGACGCCCTCACCGCGGCGCGACTCGAGGCGGCCGCGCGGCTCGGCGCCGCCGTCACGGAGGAACTGCACGCCCTCGCGTTGCCCGACGCGAAGCTCACCGTCGAGGTCACACCATCGTCGACGCCGGGGGCGCACGGGCGCGACGACGTCGCGATCCTGCTCGCACCCCACCCCGGCGCCGACCCGCGACCGGTCTCGCGCGGGGCGTCCGGTGGTGAGTTGAGCCGGGTGATGCTCGCGATCGAGGTCGTCATCGCCGGCGTCGATCCGGTGCCGACGTTCGTCTTCGACGAGGTGGATGCCGGAATCGGTGGCGCCGCGGCGATCGAGGTCGGACGGCGACTCGCCCGGCTGGCGGAGTCGTCGCAAGTCATCGCGGTGACCCACCTCGCCCAGGTCGCGGCCTTCGCCGGCAACCATCTCACCGTGGTCAAGGGCAACGACGGCGCGGTCACGGCATCCAGTGTCCGTCGTCTGGAAGGCGCCGAACGCGAGGCCGAGATGGCCCGTCTGCTCTCGGGACTCAGCGACTCCGACGCCGCGCTGACCCACGCGCGCGAGCTGCTGGAGACGGGCCGCGGCGCGCACTGA